One genomic window of Clostridioides sp. ES-S-0054-01 includes the following:
- a CDS encoding LacI family DNA-binding transcriptional regulator, protein MRRVTMKDISNKLDISINAVSLALNNKVGVSEETRKMVLNVAEELGYLEKSPKFVKSYAQKNICVIIKKIYFEDNTFYSKVMKGISDEASKNNYDIITCIKDDSKNIPSCVETKKVCGVVVIGTIDDDYLFKLKQYNIPVVLVDHTSLLYNTDSILTDNKMGSFKITKLLFDKGYEKIGFFGDLEYSLSVKERYFGYKEAIKKFAPTEINVKETIHKYSILSDIEEYILNGEHKKIQEIIKNVSALPDAFVCSNDNAAIMLITSLTDLGYNVPKDIAVVGFDDIAMNSLLVPKLTTVRVNKELMGIKAVKRLLWRLNNKKEMTENLVMGVDVIERASC, encoded by the coding sequence ATGAGAAGAGTAACAATGAAGGATATATCAAATAAACTAGATATATCTATAAATGCAGTATCTTTAGCTTTAAACAACAAGGTGGGTGTGAGCGAAGAGACCAGAAAAATGGTATTAAATGTAGCGGAAGAACTAGGATATTTAGAGAAATCTCCTAAATTTGTAAAATCATATGCACAAAAAAATATATGCGTAATTATTAAAAAAATTTACTTTGAAGATAATACTTTTTATTCTAAGGTAATGAAAGGAATAAGTGATGAAGCTAGTAAAAACAACTATGATATTATAACCTGTATAAAAGATGATTCAAAAAATATTCCTAGTTGTGTAGAAACAAAGAAGGTCTGTGGGGTAGTAGTAATAGGAACTATAGATGATGATTACTTATTCAAACTAAAACAATACAATATTCCAGTAGTATTAGTTGACCATACATCATTACTTTATAATACTGATAGCATACTGACTGATAATAAAATGGGTAGTTTTAAAATAACGAAATTACTTTTTGATAAAGGATATGAAAAAATAGGATTTTTTGGAGACTTAGAATACTCTTTGAGTGTTAAGGAAAGATATTTTGGATATAAAGAGGCTATTAAAAAATTTGCACCTACAGAAATTAATGTAAAAGAAACTATACATAAATATTCAATTTTAAGCGATATAGAAGAGTATATATTAAATGGAGAACATAAAAAAATTCAAGAAATTATAAAAAATGTAAGTGCATTACCAGATGCATTTGTATGCTCTAATGATAATGCAGCTATTATGTTAATTACTTCATTGACAGATTTAGGATATAACGTTCCAAAAGATATCGCAGTAGTCGGATTTGATGATATAGCTATGAATTCACTATTAGTTCCAAAATTAACTACAGTAAGAGTAAATAAAGAACTTATGGGAATAAAAGCTGTTAAACGATTACTTTGGAGATTAAACAATAAAAAAGAGATGACCGAAAATTTAGTTATGGGTGTCGATGTGATAGAACGAGCTAGCTGTTAA
- the selD gene encoding selenide, water dikinase SelD has product MKKEQKKLTEMTTAGGUAAKIGPEVLASVLSQLPKNDNIENLLVGLDTADDAAVYKLNDDMALIQTLDFFTPMVDDPYVFGQIAASNSLSDVYAMGGKPLVAMNIVCFPSCHNMDVLAEILKGGFDKVKESGALLVGGHTVDDKEPKYGLSVSGIVSPNKVLSNATAKTGDKLIITKPIGVGVLNTAMKEGMVEQHIADKVIEIMIHLNKYAAMSFDKFDVNSVTDITGFGLLGHTLEMAKASEVSIEIESKHVPIIEGAIEMAQMGIIPAGMYKNMNYVSKDVEVVGDVEVAVQDILYDPQTSGGLLISVKEELAEELVKDMKLNGAIEAKIIGSVVPKGEKYITVL; this is encoded by the coding sequence ATGAAAAAAGAACAAAAAAAACTTACAGAGATGACAACAGCAGGTGGTTGAGCCGCTAAAATAGGGCCAGAGGTTCTGGCATCAGTTTTATCTCAATTGCCTAAAAATGATAATATAGAAAATTTATTAGTAGGACTAGATACAGCAGATGATGCTGCAGTTTATAAATTAAATGATGATATGGCACTTATTCAAACATTAGACTTCTTTACACCAATGGTAGATGACCCATATGTATTTGGACAAATTGCTGCATCAAATTCACTATCAGATGTATATGCTATGGGAGGCAAACCTTTGGTTGCAATGAATATTGTTTGTTTTCCATCATGTCATAATATGGATGTGCTTGCAGAAATATTAAAAGGTGGGTTTGATAAAGTGAAAGAAAGCGGAGCACTTTTAGTTGGAGGACATACTGTAGATGATAAAGAGCCTAAATATGGTCTTTCAGTTTCTGGGATTGTAAGTCCAAATAAAGTTTTGTCAAATGCTACTGCAAAGACTGGTGATAAATTAATTATAACAAAACCAATTGGAGTAGGTGTATTAAATACTGCCATGAAAGAAGGTATGGTAGAACAACATATAGCAGATAAAGTAATAGAAATAATGATACATTTAAATAAATATGCAGCAATGAGCTTTGATAAGTTTGATGTAAATTCAGTTACAGATATAACTGGTTTTGGTTTACTTGGTCATACTTTAGAAATGGCTAAAGCTTCTGAAGTAAGTATTGAAATTGAATCAAAACATGTACCAATTATTGAAGGCGCAATAGAGATGGCACAAATGGGAATTATACCTGCTGGTATGTATAAAAATATGAATTATGTATCTAAAGATGTAGAAGTTGTAGGAGATGTGGAAGTTGCAGTTCAAGATATTTTATACGACCCACAAACATCAGGAGGGTTATTAATTTCAGTAAAAGAAGAACTTGCAGAGGAACTTGTAAAAGATATGAAATTAAATGGAGCAATAGAAGCAAAAATTATAGGTTCTGTAGTTCCAAAAGGGGAAAAATATATTACAGTTTTATAA
- a CDS encoding L-seryl-tRNA(Sec) selenium transferase produces MIVLSKRELFAMLPSVDEVLNDNRIVAIIDEYPRSLVLESVREIIDFKRQFILRLKEEVSNSVTIEFDEIIESTIERVKLNYSLSLKKVINATGTVIHTNLGRSLLSEDIKDELWCAASRYSNLEYDLENGERGSRYSHLTSTIKRLTGAEDVLVVNNNAAAVLLVLSTMAKGGEAIVSRGELVEVGGSFRIPSIMSLSGAELVEVGSTNKTHLKDYKEAITEDTNVLMKVHTSNYRIMGFTESVSIEELVNLGKKYKLPVIEDLGSGVFIDLSKYGLSYEPTVLDSIRQGADVVTFSGDKMLGGPQAGIIVGKKEYIEKMKKNQLTRALRVDKLTICALEATLRMYLDETKAIENIPTLKMLTYKIEELEVKANKLFEKITALNLNANINIEDGFSQVGGGSMPLETISTKVITITPEHMNVSSLEKKLRLGEAHIIARVYDNKYVLDVRTIFDDEFDVIVEELRKAFN; encoded by the coding sequence GTGATTGTTTTGAGCAAAAGAGAGTTGTTTGCAATGTTACCTTCAGTTGATGAAGTGTTAAATGATAATAGAATTGTAGCAATAATAGATGAATATCCTAGAAGCTTAGTTTTAGAATCTGTAAGAGAAATAATAGATTTTAAAAGACAATTTATATTAAGATTAAAAGAAGAAGTATCAAATTCTGTAACAATAGAATTTGATGAAATAATAGAATCTACGATAGAGAGAGTTAAATTAAATTACTCATTATCCTTAAAAAAGGTTATAAATGCAACTGGTACAGTTATTCATACAAATTTGGGGAGGTCTTTGCTTAGTGAAGATATAAAAGATGAATTATGGTGTGCTGCTTCAAGGTATTCAAATTTAGAATACGATTTGGAGAATGGAGAAAGAGGTTCAAGATACTCCCATTTAACTAGTACAATAAAAAGACTTACTGGTGCGGAAGATGTATTAGTTGTAAATAATAATGCAGCAGCAGTGCTTCTTGTACTTAGCACAATGGCTAAAGGAGGAGAAGCAATTGTATCTCGTGGAGAATTAGTTGAAGTAGGTGGCTCATTTAGAATTCCAAGTATAATGTCTCTTAGTGGTGCAGAATTAGTTGAAGTTGGTTCAACCAATAAAACGCATTTAAAAGATTACAAAGAGGCCATTACGGAAGATACAAATGTATTGATGAAAGTGCATACAAGTAACTATAGAATTATGGGATTCACAGAGAGTGTTTCTATAGAAGAACTAGTTAATTTAGGTAAAAAATATAAATTGCCTGTAATAGAAGACCTAGGAAGTGGGGTATTTATAGATTTATCAAAATATGGTCTATCGTATGAACCAACTGTATTAGATTCTATACGACAAGGTGCAGATGTAGTAACTTTTAGTGGAGATAAGATGCTTGGAGGTCCACAAGCTGGTATTATAGTTGGGAAAAAAGAGTATATAGAAAAAATGAAGAAAAATCAACTTACTAGAGCACTTAGAGTCGACAAACTCACAATATGCGCTCTTGAAGCAACATTGAGAATGTATTTGGATGAGACAAAGGCTATAGAAAATATACCTACTTTAAAAATGTTGACGTATAAAATTGAAGAATTAGAAGTAAAAGCAAATAAACTATTTGAAAAAATAACTGCTTTGAACTTAAATGCCAATATAAATATAGAAGATGGATTTTCTCAAGTGGGAGGAGGGTCTATGCCTCTTGAAACTATAAGCACAAAGGTAATAACAATAACTCCTGAACATATGAATGTTTCATCTTTAGAAAAGAAACTAAGACTTGGTGAAGCACATATAATAGCTAGAGTGTATGATAATAAATATGTACTAGATGTAAGAACTATATTTGATGATGAATTTGATGTAATAGTTGAGGAATTGAGAAAAGCATTTAATTAA
- a CDS encoding D-alanyl-D-alanine carboxypeptidase, giving the protein MKRNLSLLLICLLIFTSFLGSSNISFADDEPAIVAKHAVLMDYESGKILYNKDGNSKLYPASTTKAWTACLVLKEVKDLNQVIEIKNLPQIDGSSMYLKEGESFTVKQLLNALLVHSANDAAFVLARYVGGGDVQKFIDLMNSEAKKIGANNTHFNNPHGLPDPNHYTTAHDMALIAREAMNNNTFRQIVKTKSLKFEATKAYPYERYFINTNKFLTSHDKITYKGQPINIKYDIVDGIKTGYTDAAGKCLLSSAVKDGRRVIAAVFNSTNADLYLDSRILIDYGFDNFKCATIVDKEKYTDTKKVLFTKQHELIYGPKNSYKIFLEKNESQGNYDTKTELNKIDLPIKKGAKIGTLNIYNDGKLENSIDLIAKNNLDSSLPFLTGNNTLTTFVKIVAGILILLILFIIASNIKKKSRKKVRSKRNMKK; this is encoded by the coding sequence ATGAAAAGAAATTTATCACTTTTATTAATCTGTTTATTGATATTTACTTCATTTTTAGGAAGCTCTAATATCTCTTTTGCAGATGATGAACCAGCTATAGTTGCTAAACATGCAGTTTTAATGGACTATGAATCTGGCAAAATACTATATAATAAAGATGGAAATTCTAAGCTTTATCCAGCTTCAACAACTAAAGCATGGACAGCTTGCCTAGTTCTAAAGGAGGTTAAAGATTTAAATCAAGTAATAGAAATTAAAAACTTACCTCAAATAGATGGTTCTAGTATGTATCTAAAAGAAGGAGAATCTTTTACTGTAAAGCAGTTACTAAATGCTCTTTTAGTTCATTCCGCTAATGATGCTGCCTTTGTATTAGCTAGATATGTTGGTGGTGGAGATGTACAAAAATTTATTGACCTTATGAACTCTGAAGCAAAGAAAATTGGAGCTAATAATACTCATTTTAATAATCCTCATGGATTACCAGACCCAAATCACTACACAACAGCTCATGATATGGCTCTTATAGCTAGAGAAGCTATGAATAATAATACTTTTAGACAAATTGTAAAAACTAAGTCACTTAAATTTGAAGCTACAAAAGCATATCCCTATGAGAGATACTTTATAAACACTAATAAGTTTTTAACATCACATGATAAGATTACATATAAAGGTCAACCTATAAATATAAAATATGATATAGTTGATGGTATAAAAACTGGATATACTGATGCTGCTGGTAAGTGTCTTTTATCTAGTGCTGTAAAAGATGGAAGAAGGGTTATCGCTGCTGTATTTAATTCAACTAATGCTGATTTATATTTAGACTCACGTATTTTGATTGATTATGGATTTGATAACTTTAAGTGTGCTACTATTGTTGATAAAGAAAAATATACTGATACTAAAAAAGTATTATTTACAAAACAACATGAATTGATTTATGGACCAAAAAATAGTTATAAAATATTCTTAGAAAAAAATGAATCTCAAGGAAACTATGATACTAAAACAGAGCTAAATAAAATTGATTTACCTATAAAAAAAGGCGCTAAGATTGGTACTTTAAATATATATAATGATGGTAAACTAGAAAATAGTATAGATTTGATTGCAAAAAATAATCTTGATAGCAGTCTTCCATTTTTAACTGGAAATAACACTTTAACGACTTTTGTTAAGATTGTTGCAGGTATTTTAATCCTTTTAATTTTATTTATAATAGCTTCAAATATTAAGAAGAAAAGTAGAAAAAAGGTTAGAAGTAAAAGAAATATGAAAAAGTAG
- a CDS encoding DUF1861 family protein, which yields MSTLKTIEQLLNEYNAKDIKFYGKEKIEFENVGEKDVYNISAPFMDENELVIAGRVESRDSEHSEIHFFVKRNGKWIQRENTKKFTLQDPFFTFINGELILGGVEIFQHPTIENSLGWRTVFYKGKDINSLEECFKGPDGMKDLRLVELKDKKIGVLTRPQGNKGGRGKIGFTIVNKIEDLTVDVIEDAPLLENQFTDLEWGGANEAHLLKDGRIGVLGHIACFDNNGGRHYYPMVFILNPVTNETTDIQLIATRKDFLEGPSKRPDLVDVVFSGGLVRHNDKTATLYAGISDADAQLITIVDPFNGYIDTKPSI from the coding sequence ATGTCTACTTTAAAAACAATCGAACAATTATTAAATGAATATAATGCAAAAGATATAAAATTCTATGGCAAAGAAAAAATAGAATTCGAAAATGTTGGTGAAAAAGATGTATATAATATAAGTGCACCCTTTATGGATGAAAATGAATTAGTAATAGCAGGAAGAGTAGAGTCTAGAGATAGTGAACATTCAGAAATTCACTTTTTTGTTAAAAGAAATGGAAAATGGATACAAAGAGAAAATACTAAAAAATTTACTTTACAAGACCCATTTTTTACTTTTATAAATGGAGAATTGATATTAGGTGGAGTGGAAATATTCCAACATCCAACTATAGAAAACTCATTAGGATGGAGAACCGTATTTTATAAAGGTAAAGATATAAACTCTTTAGAAGAATGTTTCAAGGGTCCTGATGGAATGAAAGATTTAAGACTCGTCGAGTTAAAGGATAAAAAAATAGGAGTTTTGACTAGACCACAAGGAAACAAAGGTGGTAGAGGTAAAATAGGATTTACAATAGTTAATAAAATAGAAGATTTGACTGTAGATGTTATAGAAGATGCACCGTTACTAGAAAATCAATTTACTGATTTAGAGTGGGGTGGAGCGAATGAAGCACATTTATTAAAAGATGGAAGAATTGGAGTGTTAGGACATATTGCTTGCTTTGATAACAATGGGGGTAGACATTATTATCCAATGGTATTCATATTAAACCCAGTAACTAATGAAACTACTGATATACAATTAATAGCAACTAGAAAAGATTTTTTAGAAGGACCTTCAAAAAGACCAGACTTAGTTGATGTGGTATTTAGTGGAGGATTAGTAAGGCACAATGATAAAACGGCAACTTTATATGCTGGAATAAGTGATGCTGATGCTCAACTGATAACAATTGTAGACCCTTTTAATGGATATATAGACACTAAACCTTCCATTTGA
- a CDS encoding helix-hairpin-helix domain-containing protein, with product MKKKVKFISFFVLFILIISSVIIYKSHIFKDDIYVVSKKNSPNEKTHAVEKEIKNEDNSQNKVVKDIDKNFQNNKITIYISGAVNRPGIVTIESDKRLYDAVELLGGTTKEADLNGVNLSVRLEDEQHYIIPKIGEATSVTSNDDSNKLNQKNESRSESKNKDNKNISNESKVNINVATIEELDSLPGVGEATANKILQHREENGQFNSIEEIKNVNGIGDKKYENIKDLICVD from the coding sequence ATGAAAAAAAAGGTAAAATTTATTTCGTTTTTTGTTTTATTTATTTTAATAATATCATCAGTAATCATTTATAAATCACATATTTTTAAAGATGATATTTATGTCGTAAGTAAAAAAAATTCACCTAATGAAAAAACACATGCTGTAGAGAAAGAAATTAAAAATGAAGATAATAGTCAAAATAAAGTAGTTAAAGACATAGATAAAAATTTTCAAAATAATAAAATAACTATATACATAAGTGGAGCAGTAAATAGACCAGGGATTGTAACTATAGAGTCAGATAAGAGACTTTATGATGCCGTAGAATTACTGGGAGGAACAACAAAAGAAGCTGATTTAAATGGAGTCAATTTATCAGTGAGGTTAGAAGACGAACAACATTACATAATACCTAAAATAGGTGAAGCAACATCTGTGACAAGCAATGATGATTCCAATAAATTAAATCAAAAAAACGAGTCAAGAAGTGAGTCTAAAAATAAAGATAATAAAAATATATCTAATGAATCAAAAGTAAATATAAATGTAGCAACGATAGAAGAATTGGATTCTCTACCTGGGGTTGGAGAAGCTACAGCCAATAAAATTTTACAACACAGAGAAGAAAATGGACAGTTTAATTCAATTGAGGAGATAAAAAATGTAAATGGTATTGGAGATAAAAAATATGAAAATATAAAAGATTTAATTTGTGTAGACTAA
- the selB gene encoding selenocysteine-specific translation elongation factor, producing the protein MKNVVIGTAGHIDHGKTTLIKALTGRETDTLDEEKKRGISINLGFTYFDLPNNRRAGIVDVPGHEKFIKNMLAGASGIDIVLLVVAADEGVMPQTVEHLDILSFLNIKNGIVVLTKSDTVDDEFRELVKEDICEKIKGTFLEDAEIIEVDSISKKGIDTLIEKIDKMSDDIEDKNENSPARLNIDRVFSIKGFGTVITGTLIEGKISIEDDLVIYPQVLKTKIRSIQVHGENKDTAYAGQRTAINISNVKVDDIKRGDVLAAPNSLEESMMLDVKLSLVNHLDKGLKHWDRLRLYHGTREILCRAVPLDKELIESGESGYVQLRLEESIVSKKGDTFVVRRYSPMETIGGGVIIDPSPKKHKKFDEKVIEALKIKEKGELKDIIEEYLKRNLKNYPNIKEIMSYSGAHEEDVKRALETLISEDKVFIIGNMYMHINQYNKLKENTIKLLSEYHKKYRLRKGMLKEEVRSKIESNFKTREMDILLEKLSTENAIKIENNIVSLLDFEVILNEKQKEIAKKIEKRLKSCGVSSILTIDEVSEGNHNYAEVLESMIGNKVEKLDDLYIMDKGIYENAKNTLINYIKENKEITLGEYRDLIDSSRKNCMIILENFDRNKITKRVENKRILF; encoded by the coding sequence ATGAAAAATGTAGTAATTGGAACAGCAGGTCATATTGACCACGGGAAAACTACTCTTATAAAAGCATTGACTGGAAGAGAAACTGATACATTAGATGAAGAAAAAAAGAGAGGCATTTCAATAAACTTAGGATTTACTTATTTTGATTTACCAAACAACAGAAGAGCTGGAATTGTAGATGTACCGGGACACGAAAAGTTTATAAAAAACATGTTAGCTGGAGCATCAGGGATTGATATAGTTTTACTTGTTGTAGCAGCAGATGAAGGGGTTATGCCACAGACAGTTGAGCATTTAGATATTCTAAGCTTTTTAAATATCAAAAATGGAATAGTGGTTCTAACTAAGTCTGATACTGTGGATGATGAATTTAGAGAGTTAGTAAAAGAAGATATTTGTGAAAAAATAAAAGGAACTTTTCTTGAAGATGCTGAAATAATTGAAGTTGATTCTATATCTAAAAAAGGTATAGACACCCTTATTGAAAAAATAGATAAAATGAGTGATGATATAGAAGATAAAAATGAAAACTCTCCAGCCAGACTTAATATAGACAGAGTATTTTCAATAAAAGGGTTTGGTACTGTGATAACAGGTACTTTAATAGAAGGAAAGATAAGTATAGAAGATGATTTGGTTATATATCCACAAGTATTAAAAACAAAAATAAGAAGTATACAAGTTCATGGAGAAAATAAAGATACAGCTTATGCAGGACAAAGAACAGCAATCAATATATCAAATGTAAAAGTGGATGATATAAAAAGAGGGGATGTTTTAGCTGCACCAAACTCATTAGAGGAATCAATGATGTTAGATGTAAAATTATCATTGGTAAATCATTTAGACAAAGGATTGAAACATTGGGACAGATTAAGGTTGTATCATGGAACTAGAGAGATACTTTGTAGAGCAGTTCCACTAGATAAAGAATTGATTGAAAGTGGAGAAAGTGGATATGTTCAGTTAAGACTTGAAGAAAGTATAGTATCTAAAAAAGGCGATACATTTGTAGTTAGACGTTATTCTCCAATGGAAACTATCGGTGGAGGTGTAATAATTGACCCATCCCCTAAAAAACATAAGAAATTTGATGAAAAAGTTATAGAAGCATTAAAAATAAAAGAAAAAGGCGAACTTAAAGATATAATAGAAGAGTATTTAAAAAGGAATCTAAAAAATTATCCAAATATAAAAGAAATAATGAGCTATAGTGGTGCTCATGAAGAAGATGTAAAAAGAGCACTTGAAACACTTATATCAGAAGATAAAGTATTTATTATAGGAAATATGTATATGCATATAAATCAATACAATAAGTTAAAGGAAAATACAATAAAGCTTTTAAGTGAGTATCATAAGAAATATAGACTTAGAAAAGGAATGTTAAAAGAAGAAGTAAGGTCTAAGATAGAGAGCAATTTCAAAACTAGGGAGATGGATATTTTATTAGAAAAATTATCTACAGAAAACGCCATAAAAATAGAAAATAATATAGTATCTCTGTTAGATTTTGAAGTTATTTTAAATGAGAAACAAAAAGAAATAGCAAAAAAAATAGAAAAAAGATTAAAATCATGTGGAGTTTCTTCTATACTGACAATAGATGAAGTTTCTGAAGGAAATCATAACTATGCTGAAGTATTGGAGTCAATGATAGGTAATAAAGTAGAGAAATTAGATGATTTGTATATAATGGACAAAGGTATTTATGAAAATGCAAAGAATACTTTGATAAATTATATAAAAGAAAATAAAGAAATAACATTAGGAGAATACAGAGATTTGATTGATTCTAGTAGAAAAAATTGCATGATTATATTGGAAAACTTCGATAGAAACAAAATAACTAAAAGAGTAGAAAACAAAAGAATTTTGTTTTAG
- a CDS encoding alpha-glucosidase has translation MQNKWWRESVFYEIYMPSFKDGNGDGIGDFKGITSKLDYLKDLGIKGIWLTPFYPSPKVDNGYDILDYYNVDKDYGTLEDFKEFLNRAHNLDIKVIIDIVLNHTSNEHPWFKESKSSIDSKKRDFYIWRKCIPNNWESFFGGEAWEYDENTKEYYYHAFAKEQVDLNWSNPKVYEAMKDVLKYWLNFGVDGFRFDVINFLTIQDDLKVDNPFDENGEQIHKYDKDQDGVLDIIKRLVKDVRNIKEDAFLVGEVGTEYFNELKPYCSENLLDVVFNFNLGSIDEFSIEKVYKEIRCMNEEYDENQIPTIFFNSHDMGRSITRFNPKGNCNGIEKAIAALLLTTKGVPFIYFGEEIGMEDLVCYDINKMNDIQGITKYKLEIAKGKSEYEALKSANKSSRDKSRSPMQWNSDSNYGFSKTKSWINIEDKKDKTTVEKAIKDNKSLLNLYKELIKIRCNTTALLYGDYEDLKLENGVLSFKRKYNDIVVDVVINFSKEDYTLKIDKIELLNTSENNILKPYDFSIYMSKL, from the coding sequence ATGCAAAATAAATGGTGGAGAGAATCTGTATTTTATGAGATATATATGCCTAGTTTTAAGGATGGAAATGGTGATGGTATAGGAGATTTCAAAGGAATAACATCAAAACTAGATTATTTAAAAGATTTAGGAATAAAGGGGATTTGGCTGACACCATTTTATCCATCTCCTAAAGTCGATAATGGATATGATATATTGGATTATTATAATGTAGATAAAGATTATGGAACCTTAGAAGATTTTAAGGAATTTTTAAACAGGGCTCATAACTTAGATATAAAAGTCATAATAGACATAGTTCTTAATCACACATCTAATGAACACCCTTGGTTTAAAGAGTCAAAATCATCGATAGATAGTAAGAAGAGAGATTTTTATATTTGGAGAAAGTGTATTCCAAATAATTGGGAATCTTTTTTTGGTGGAGAAGCATGGGAATATGATGAAAATACAAAAGAGTATTATTATCATGCATTTGCAAAAGAGCAAGTAGACTTGAATTGGTCAAATCCAAAGGTTTATGAAGCTATGAAAGATGTATTGAAGTACTGGCTAAACTTTGGAGTTGATGGATTTAGGTTTGATGTTATAAATTTCTTAACAATACAAGATGATTTAAAGGTTGATAATCCGTTTGATGAAAATGGTGAACAAATACATAAATATGATAAGGATCAAGATGGTGTATTAGACATAATAAAGAGATTAGTAAAAGATGTTAGAAACATTAAGGAAGATGCTTTTCTTGTGGGAGAAGTAGGTACAGAATATTTTAATGAATTAAAACCATATTGTAGTGAAAATTTATTAGATGTTGTGTTTAACTTTAACCTAGGTAGTATAGATGAATTTTCAATAGAGAAAGTATATAAAGAAATACGATGTATGAATGAAGAATATGATGAAAATCAGATACCTACAATATTTTTTAATAGTCATGATATGGGAAGAAGTATAACAAGATTTAATCCGAAGGGGAATTGTAATGGTATTGAAAAAGCTATAGCAGCTTTACTTTTGACAACTAAAGGTGTTCCATTTATTTATTTTGGTGAAGAAATAGGTATGGAAGACTTGGTTTGTTATGATATTAATAAAATGAATGATATACAAGGAATAACTAAATATAAATTAGAAATAGCAAAAGGTAAGTCAGAGTATGAAGCGTTAAAATCAGCAAATAAAAGCTCTAGAGATAAGTCCAGAAGCCCTATGCAGTGGAATAGTGATAGCAATTATGGTTTTAGTAAAACCAAATCTTGGATTAATATAGAGGACAAGAAAGATAAAACAACAGTTGAAAAAGCTATAAAGGACAATAAGAGTTTATTAAACTTATACAAAGAATTAATAAAAATAAGATGTAATACAACAGCACTATTATATGGGGATTATGAGGATTTGAAGTTAGAAAACGGTGTATTAAGCTTTAAAAGAAAATATAATGATATAGTTGTAGACGTTGTAATTAACTTTAGCAAGGAGGACTATACTCTCAAAATAGATAAAATAGAACTTTTAAACACATCAGAAAACAATATATTAAAACCATATGATTTCTCAATATATATGAGTAAATTATAA
- a CDS encoding DUF2325 domain-containing protein, with translation MNLLVIGGHERMEKDYMVMAKKKGYKTKVYTTMSSKLNNSIGRPDAVVILTSTVSHKMSRTVESQAKKQDILIVRHKNSSKVAFNECLDMVDECLGNCSKCKLKDKQKNI, from the coding sequence ATGAACTTATTAGTGATTGGTGGTCATGAAAGAATGGAAAAAGATTATATGGTTATGGCCAAGAAAAAAGGTTATAAGACAAAGGTGTACACTACTATGTCATCTAAATTAAATAATTCTATAGGAAGACCAGATGCAGTTGTTATACTTACATCAACAGTTTCACATAAGATGTCTAGAACGGTTGAGTCTCAAGCTAAAAAACAAGATATATTAATCGTAAGACATAAAAATAGTAGTAAGGTAGCATTTAATGAATGTCTAGACATGGTCGATGAATGTCTAGGAAACTGTTCAAAATGTAAGCTTAAGGATAAACAAAAAAATATATAA